From the genome of Sulfurovum sp. NBC37-1, one region includes:
- a CDS encoding N-acetylmuramoyl-L-alanine amidase, whose translation MKSLGILFVILLSPILLFSSPVLLKKAELQKGELHLSFSKSYSKNNIKHFTLKRPYREVFDLRNVHLAHKKVGKGLASSHCRSIRLSQYQRDTVRIVIEAGKRYTCNAYQPLFTFNSYNIPLPKFTVSNSSRSDNKQNIKKKIEQYIKDTSKKVSATYNHPKSRSKKPVKYSSKRMHAKERIVIDAGHGGHDTGAIAGSKREKDLVLQIAKRLERQLKKRGYAVSMTRRNDRFIKLKQRTKIADRKDAKVFVSIHANSVPKRKRNKVHGVETFFLQTTRDAKSQRIAARENKAVLKGAGDKLSKHVIIDSVLNGPKIVQSNKLAIDVQRRIITNLRANYRGVKDGGVRYAPFWVLVGASRPSILVEVGYISNPRERKRLFTPKYQELIAKGIAEGINNYLDNRRKEIDFD comes from the coding sequence GTGAAATCTCTTGGGATTCTTTTTGTCATTCTTCTAAGCCCCATTCTGCTTTTTTCATCGCCGGTGTTGTTGAAAAAGGCAGAACTTCAAAAAGGTGAATTGCATCTTTCCTTCAGTAAATCCTACAGTAAAAACAATATCAAACATTTTACCCTGAAAAGGCCCTACCGGGAAGTGTTCGATCTGAGAAATGTACATCTGGCGCATAAAAAGGTAGGGAAAGGGCTTGCAAGTTCGCATTGCAGATCCATCAGACTGTCCCAATATCAGAGAGATACGGTACGTATCGTGATTGAAGCGGGAAAAAGGTATACCTGCAATGCCTATCAACCGCTTTTTACTTTCAACAGTTACAATATTCCTTTACCGAAATTTACAGTATCGAATAGCTCACGATCGGACAATAAACAGAATATCAAAAAGAAAATAGAACAGTACATCAAAGATACATCCAAGAAAGTGTCAGCTACGTATAACCATCCTAAAAGCAGGTCTAAAAAGCCTGTCAAATACAGTTCAAAAAGAATGCATGCCAAAGAACGTATCGTAATAGATGCGGGACACGGTGGTCATGATACCGGTGCGATCGCAGGGAGCAAAAGGGAGAAGGACCTTGTTCTTCAGATCGCAAAGCGTCTGGAGAGACAATTGAAAAAAAGAGGGTATGCTGTCTCTATGACAAGAAGGAATGACCGTTTTATAAAACTGAAACAGCGTACGAAAATCGCAGACAGGAAAGATGCGAAAGTTTTTGTCTCCATCCATGCCAACTCGGTACCCAAAAGAAAACGCAACAAGGTACATGGTGTAGAAACGTTTTTTCTGCAGACAACGAGAGATGCAAAGTCCCAGCGGATTGCGGCACGTGAGAACAAGGCAGTTCTGAAGGGTGCGGGTGACAAATTGAGCAAGCACGTGATCATCGATTCGGTACTGAACGGACCGAAGATTGTTCAGTCCAACAAGCTTGCCATCGATGTTCAGCGCCGTATCATAACCAACCTCCGTGCCAATTACAGGGGTGTGAAAGACGGTGGGGTCAGATATGCACCATTCTGGGTACTGGTTGGAGCGAGCAGACCTTCCATACTGGTAGAAGTAGGATATATTTCCAACCCAAGGGAGCGTAAAAGGCTTTTTACGCCAAAATATCAGGAGCTCATTGCCAAAGGGATCGCCGAGGGGATAAACAATTATCTCGACAACCGAAGAAAAGAGATCGATTTTGATTAA